In Aegilops tauschii subsp. strangulata cultivar AL8/78 chromosome 3, Aet v6.0, whole genome shotgun sequence, one genomic interval encodes:
- the LOC109763074 gene encoding germin-like protein 1-4, with product MAKLCAVLLAACAALLALGAVPSLAGDPNMLQDVCVADYISLHGPLRVNGYPCKRAENVTADDFFYGGLASAADVYGGGNPMGSVLTAADVERLPGLNTLGISMSRIDYAPWGGTNPPHSHPCATEILFVADGTLQVGFVTTSGRHITRGVPGGGGGGGGGEGVFVFPRGMMHYERSVGEAPAVAISAFDSQLPGTQRLGEAMFGAGPGVPTDVLARALQTDGGVVESIRAKFQPK from the exons ATGGCCAAGCTCTGCGCCGTCCTCCTCGCCGCCTGCGCCGCCCTCCTGGCGCTCGGTGCCGTGCCGTCACTCGCCGGCGACCCCAACATGCTCCAGGACGTCTGCGTCGCCGACTACATATCCCTTCACGGCC cGCTGAGGGTGAACGGATACCCGTGCAAGCGTGCGGAGAACGTGACGGCGGACGACTTCTTCTACGGTGGGCTGGCGAGCGCGGCCGACGTGTACGGCGGCGGCAATCCGATGGGCTCCGTGCTGACCGCGGCAGACGTGGAGAGGCTCCCGGGGCTGAACACACTGGGCATCTCCATGTCCCGCATCGACTACGCGCCCTGGGGCGGCACGAACCCACCTCACTCGCACCCGTGTGCCACCGAGATCCTCTTCGTCGCCGACGGAACCCTGCAGGTGGGCTTCGTCACCACCTCCGGCAGGCACATCACCCGTGGCGtgccaggggggggggggggggggggggggggggagggggtctTCGTGTTCCCACGCGGTATGATGCACTACGAGCGCAGCGTCGGCGAGGCGCCTGCCGTGGCGATCTCGGCGTTCGACAGCCAGCTCCCCGGCACGCAGAGGCTCGGCGAGGCCATGTTCGGGGCGGGGCCGGGGGTGCCGACGGACGTGCTGGCCCGGGCGCTGCAGACCGACGGCGGCGTGGTGGAGAGCATCAGGGCCAAGTTCCAGCCAAAGTAG